The following proteins are encoded in a genomic region of Alphaproteobacteria bacterium:
- the truB gene encoding tRNA pseudouridine(55) synthase TruB, giving the protein MNGWLILDKPLGLSSTQALGKARRLLGAKKAGHGGTLDPLASGVLPLAFGEATKLISFVMDGRKEYRFTVRWGEARTTDDAEGDVTAVSEVRPTETAIRAALPGFIGDISQTPPIFSAIKVAGERAYDLARAGEKVELASRIVQVFDFQLISIDDNDHASFAVTCGKGTYVRSLARDLALKLGTAGYVSALRRDRSGPFTLDRAISLENLAELSHKGEALTALLDIGAALDDIPARVIDDREARLLRHGQGIMPQPGEILPNPNGTQPVLATHHGNPVALIAPKDGIWHPVRGFNL; this is encoded by the coding sequence ATGAATGGATGGCTTATTCTCGACAAACCGCTCGGCCTTAGCTCGACACAGGCGCTCGGCAAGGCGCGGCGTTTGCTTGGCGCGAAAAAAGCTGGGCATGGCGGCACACTCGATCCGCTGGCGTCCGGGGTTCTGCCGCTGGCCTTCGGCGAGGCGACCAAGCTGATTTCCTTCGTCATGGACGGACGCAAGGAATATCGCTTCACGGTACGCTGGGGCGAAGCCCGGACGACCGACGATGCCGAGGGCGACGTGACCGCCGTCAGCGAAGTCCGCCCCACGGAAACCGCCATACGCGCCGCGCTGCCCGGCTTCATCGGCGATATCAGCCAGACCCCGCCGATTTTCTCGGCGATCAAGGTCGCGGGCGAGCGGGCCTATGACCTGGCGCGCGCCGGGGAAAAGGTGGAACTTGCCTCGCGTATCGTCCAAGTCTTTGATTTTCAATTGATTTCTATCGACGATAACGATCACGCCAGCTTCGCCGTCACCTGCGGCAAAGGCACCTATGTCCGGTCTCTAGCGCGGGATTTGGCGCTTAAATTGGGCACAGCCGGCTATGTTTCCGCCCTGCGGCGCGACCGCAGTGGGCCTTTTACGCTCGATAGGGCGATTTCGCTGGAAAACCTCGCCGAACTGTCGCATAAGGGCGAGGCCTTAACGGCACTTCTCGATATTGGCGCGGCGCTGGACGACATCCCGGCACGCGTCATCGATGATCGGGAAGCGCGGCTGCTTCGCCACGGCCAGGGGATTATGCCCCAGCCCGGCGAGATTTTGCCAAATCCTAATGGAACGCAGCCCGTGCTTGCGACCCATCATGGAAATCCGGTGGCGCTGATCGCGCCGAAGGATGGGATTTGGCATCCGGTGCGCGGATTCAACCTATAG
- the rpsO gene encoding 30S ribosomal protein S15: MSITAERKQALIKEHAHTANDTGSPEVQIAILSERIANLTQHFQTHAKDHHSRRGLLMLVSKRRRMLDYLKRANVKGYQEIIEKLGIRK; this comes from the coding sequence ATGTCGATTACCGCCGAGCGCAAACAGGCGCTTATCAAGGAACACGCGCACACCGCCAATGACACGGGTTCGCCCGAAGTCCAGATCGCGATTCTGAGCGAGCGCATCGCCAACCTGACCCAGCATTTCCAGACCCACGCCAAGGATCACCATTCCCGGCGCGGCCTTTTGATGCTCGTCAGCAAGCGCCGCCGCATGCTGGACTATCTCAAGCGCGCGAATGTCAAAGGCTACCAAGAGATCATCGAAAAGCTTGGCATACGCAAATAG
- a CDS encoding GNAT family N-acetyltransferase, translated as MLAVPPPNQPGYKRVYKDFAVLDHDPAGEIRGAVYVAYQAPGWGFIKLIWVKENERRRGLGQKLMKTMEEEAAKRECRSIYLWTYDFEAPEFYEKLGYTRYAVLEDFIPGHQRLGFMKRIAA; from the coding sequence GTGCTGGCGGTGCCGCCGCCGAACCAGCCCGGCTATAAAAGAGTCTATAAGGATTTCGCCGTCCTCGATCATGATCCCGCCGGAGAAATCCGGGGCGCGGTCTATGTCGCCTATCAAGCGCCCGGCTGGGGCTTTATCAAATTGATATGGGTGAAAGAGAACGAACGCCGCCGAGGGCTGGGACAAAAATTGATGAAGACAATGGAAGAAGAGGCCGCGAAGCGCGAATGCCGCTCCATTTATCTTTGGACTTACGATTTTGAAGCGCCGGAGTTTTACGAAAAACTCGGCTACACACGCTATGCTGTGCTTGAGGATTTTATTCCCGGACATCAGCGCCTAGGTTTCATGAAGCGAATCGCAGCATGA
- a CDS encoding redoxin family protein: protein MTSMIKRKRWAEYKGKTVVLEWNNPECPFVKKHYGTGNMQTLQKYAMDKGVVWLAINSGAPGKQGHLTPETAKTVLAEVKSTPTAYILDPEGKLGRLYGAKSTPHMFVIDKAGVVAYAGAIDDKPTYNPEDVPGAENYVKAAVDALAAGQQPVKTHATAYGCGVKYAD from the coding sequence ATGACATCGATGATAAAGCGCAAACGCTGGGCCGAGTACAAAGGCAAGACCGTCGTCCTCGAATGGAACAATCCCGAATGCCCGTTCGTCAAGAAGCACTACGGAACCGGCAACATGCAAACGCTGCAAAAATACGCGATGGACAAGGGCGTCGTGTGGTTGGCGATCAATTCCGGCGCACCGGGCAAGCAAGGCCACCTGACTCCCGAAACCGCGAAAACGGTGCTGGCGGAAGTCAAATCCACGCCCACCGCCTATATCCTCGATCCGGAAGGAAAGCTGGGACGGCTCTATGGCGCGAAATCGACGCCGCATATGTTCGTGATCGATAAAGCGGGCGTCGTCGCTTATGCCGGAGCCATCGACGACAAGCCGACCTATAATCCCGAAGACGTCCCCGGCGCGGAAAATTATGTGAAAGCCGCTGTCGACGCCTTAGCCGCGGGCCAGCAGCCCGTCAAAACCCATGCCACGGCGTATGGCTGCGGCGTCAAATATGCGGATTGA
- a CDS encoding alpha/beta hydrolase yields MPDYLDHNGIRLAFERGKGQSPGIMFLGGYASDMSGTKAGFLAEQCARAGYSYLRFDYRGHGQSAGKFQDGCIGDWSEDALAIFDHCTEGPQILVGSSMGGWIALKLALARPKRVAGIVGIAAAPDFTEDLVWDLLPPEKRLRMEQDGFLPGEGGMIYTHRLVTEGRGHLMLRAPIDVLCPLRLLHGQKDDAVPWRTSIKAAELAAAHDVRVTLIKDGDHRLNREQDLMAMWDAATELRAVSIAVNAKAEHDQAEADHQADHRRGQ; encoded by the coding sequence ATGCCCGACTATCTCGATCATAACGGCATCCGCCTGGCTTTCGAGCGCGGGAAGGGGCAATCGCCCGGAATCATGTTTCTCGGCGGCTATGCCTCGGATATGAGCGGAACCAAGGCGGGTTTTCTGGCGGAGCAATGCGCGCGGGCCGGTTATTCTTATCTCCGCTTCGATTACCGGGGGCACGGCCAATCGGCGGGCAAGTTCCAGGATGGCTGCATCGGCGATTGGTCCGAGGACGCCTTGGCGATATTCGACCATTGCACCGAAGGCCCGCAAATTCTCGTTGGATCGTCGATGGGCGGCTGGATCGCGCTTAAGCTGGCTCTGGCGCGGCCCAAGCGCGTCGCGGGCATCGTCGGCATCGCCGCCGCGCCGGATTTCACCGAAGATCTGGTATGGGATTTGCTGCCGCCCGAAAAACGTCTGCGGATGGAGCAGGATGGATTCCTGCCGGGCGAAGGCGGCATGATCTACACGCACCGGCTGGTGACGGAGGGACGCGGGCATCTGATGTTGCGCGCGCCGATCGATGTTCTATGCCCGCTGCGTCTGCTGCATGGCCAGAAGGACGATGCCGTGCCCTGGCGGACTTCCATCAAAGCCGCCGAACTGGCGGCGGCGCATGACGTGCGCGTGACGCTGATCAAGGACGGCGATCATCGTCTCAACCGGGAGCAGGATTTGATGGCGATGTGGGACGCCGCGACAGAATTACGGGCCGTCTCGATAGCGGTGAATGCGAAAGCCGAGCACGATCAAGCCGAAGCCGATCATCAGGCCGACCACCGTCGCGGGCAATGA
- a CDS encoding PTS sugar transporter subunit IIA gives MGQREGEVEGEKNLMQDIVAKNHVICDLAAANKKALLQDMAARAGEVTGLSPHVIFDALWEREKLGTTGVGHGIAIPHGKIAGLEGVCGFFARLAAPIDFEAVDDKPVDLVFLLLAPSDAGADHLQALAQASKMLRDPQFCAQCRKARDAAAIFNMMIGAEAAAA, from the coding sequence ATGGGACAGCGCGAAGGCGAAGTCGAAGGGGAGAAGAATTTGATGCAGGATATTGTTGCGAAGAATCATGTCATTTGCGATCTGGCGGCGGCGAATAAAAAAGCCCTGCTGCAGGATATGGCCGCGCGCGCGGGCGAAGTGACCGGCCTCAGCCCGCATGTCATTTTCGACGCGCTGTGGGAGCGCGAGAAACTCGGCACCACCGGCGTCGGCCACGGCATCGCCATTCCGCACGGCAAGATCGCGGGGCTGGAGGGCGTGTGCGGCTTCTTCGCGCGGCTCGCCGCGCCGATCGATTTCGAGGCCGTCGACGATAAGCCGGTCGATCTCGTGTTTCTGCTGCTGGCGCCGTCGGATGCCGGAGCCGATCACTTGCAGGCTTTGGCGCAGGCGTCGAAGATGCTGCGCGATCCCCAGTTTTGCGCCCAGTGCCGCAAGGCGCGCGATGCCGCCGCCATCTTCAATATGATGATCGGCGCTGAAGCGGCGGCGGCCTAA
- the raiA gene encoding ribosome-associated translation inhibitor RaiA has protein sequence MQLSVKGKQIDVGDSLRQHVEQNLKDIIGKHFSTPLDAQVTFSREAHLFRADIHVHAGRGITLQSHGAATEVYAAFDEASARIGERLRRHHNRLKDYHKKDVDAHATVMAQSFVLQADGKEVADEAPDNPVVVAEMTTPIETLTVGEAVMRLDLGDLPALLFRNRAHGNLNMIYRRADGHIGWVDPTQNIAVNQPAAAKAVSR, from the coding sequence ATGCAATTGTCGGTTAAGGGCAAGCAGATCGATGTGGGCGATTCCCTGCGCCAGCATGTAGAACAGAATCTTAAGGATATTATCGGCAAACATTTTTCCACGCCCCTGGACGCCCAGGTGACGTTCTCGCGTGAAGCGCATCTGTTTCGCGCCGACATCCATGTTCATGCCGGGCGCGGTATCACCTTGCAAAGCCATGGGGCCGCGACCGAGGTTTATGCCGCTTTCGACGAGGCTTCGGCGCGAATCGGCGAGCGCCTGAGGCGGCATCATAACCGGCTCAAGGACTATCATAAGAAAGACGTCGACGCGCATGCGACCGTCATGGCGCAATCTTTCGTGCTCCAGGCCGACGGCAAAGAGGTGGCCGACGAAGCGCCCGACAATCCCGTGGTCGTCGCCGAAATGACGACGCCGATCGAAACCCTGACGGTAGGGGAGGCGGTCATGCGGCTCGATCTCGGCGATCTTCCGGCGCTATTGTTTCGCAACCGCGCGCATGGCAATCTCAACATGATCTACCGCCGCGCCGACGGCCATATCGGCTGGGTCGATCCGACGCAAAATATTGCCGTCAACCAGCCTGCCGCCGCGAAGGCCGTATCGCGCTGA
- the rpoN gene encoding RNA polymerase factor sigma-54 has protein sequence MALSQRLDVRQTQSLVMTPQLQQAIKLLQMSNLDLQDYVLTELESNPLLERAETDDAPIAEIVPTEPETLTSAAENAPAEIDPFKNEAPLDTDFDNVWASEHGDRQHGHGAGDHEFSFEQTIPADVSLREHLLGQVHCDLCDPVEKIIGAALVEMLDESGYLPRELDLVRAQLGAPPEQFAAVIAKLQRFDPPGIFARDLKECLALQLRDRNRFDPAMAALIDNLDLIPAREFQKLQSLCGVDAEDLAAMLVEVKTLNPRPAQAFAPSDVTQTLIPDVLLRPLPGGGWQVELNPESLPRVLANESYYTRVSGAARAKADKDYLSERWQQANWLVKALHQRATTILKVAAEIIRHQDQFFVYGVARLRPLTLRQIAEAVSMHESTISRVTANKYIATPRGIFELKYFFSGALGNHDGGEAHAASAVRHKIKTLIEAEGPSAILADDRIAALLQGEGIDIARRTVAKYRESMNIPSSAARRRHQAEKSQMQLNH, from the coding sequence ATGGCGCTTTCGCAAAGACTAGATGTCCGCCAGACGCAAAGCCTGGTGATGACCCCGCAATTGCAGCAGGCTATCAAGCTGCTGCAAATGTCCAATCTGGATTTGCAGGACTACGTCCTGACCGAGCTTGAGAGCAATCCGCTGCTCGAGCGCGCCGAGACGGACGACGCGCCGATCGCCGAGATCGTGCCGACCGAGCCGGAGACGCTTACCTCCGCCGCCGAAAACGCTCCGGCCGAGATTGATCCGTTCAAGAACGAAGCGCCGCTCGACACCGATTTCGACAATGTGTGGGCGAGCGAGCACGGCGACCGCCAGCATGGCCATGGCGCGGGCGATCACGAATTTTCCTTCGAGCAGACGATACCGGCGGATGTCAGCCTGCGCGAGCATCTTTTAGGCCAGGTGCATTGCGACCTGTGCGATCCGGTGGAAAAGATCATCGGCGCGGCGCTGGTCGAAATGCTGGACGAGTCCGGCTATCTGCCGCGCGAGCTCGATCTGGTGCGCGCCCAGCTTGGCGCGCCGCCCGAGCAATTCGCCGCCGTCATCGCCAAGCTGCAGCGCTTCGATCCGCCGGGGATTTTCGCGCGCGACTTGAAAGAGTGCCTCGCCCTTCAATTGCGCGACCGCAACCGCTTCGATCCCGCGATGGCCGCGCTGATCGATAACCTGGACTTGATCCCGGCGCGCGAATTCCAGAAATTGCAGTCTCTGTGCGGCGTGGATGCCGAAGACCTCGCCGCCATGCTCGTGGAAGTCAAGACGCTCAATCCGCGGCCGGCGCAGGCTTTCGCCCCGTCCGACGTGACGCAGACGCTGATCCCGGACGTTCTGCTGCGGCCTCTGCCGGGAGGCGGATGGCAGGTCGAGCTCAATCCCGAGAGCCTGCCCCGCGTGCTGGCCAACGAGAGTTACTATACCAGGGTTTCCGGCGCGGCGCGCGCCAAGGCGGACAAGGATTATCTCAGCGAGCGCTGGCAGCAGGCCAATTGGCTGGTGAAGGCGCTGCATCAGCGCGCGACGACGATCCTCAAGGTCGCCGCCGAGATCATCAGGCATCAAGACCAGTTCTTCGTCTATGGCGTCGCGCGGTTGCGGCCTTTGACGCTGCGGCAGATCGCGGAAGCCGTCTCCATGCATGAATCGACCATCAGCCGCGTCACCGCCAATAAATATATCGCCACCCCGCGCGGCATCTTCGAGCTTAAATATTTCTTCTCCGGCGCGCTCGGCAACCATGACGGCGGCGAGGCGCATGCCGCTTCGGCGGTGCGGCATAAAATCAAGACGCTAATCGAGGCCGAGGGGCCGAGCGCGATTCTCGCCGACGACCGGATTGCCGCGCTGCTGCAGGGCGAGGGAATCGATATTGCCCGGCGCACGGTGGCGAAATACCGCGAGTCGATGAATATTCCGTCTTCCGCCGCGCGTCGCCGCCATCAGGCGGAAAAAAGCCAAATGCAACTAAACCATTAA